One part of the Marinobacter sp. M3C genome encodes these proteins:
- a CDS encoding GGDEF domain-containing protein, producing MLKVRNGKSQERLVFVLRDDSARRRENERLSWEASHDPLTQLLNRRAFGLGLDKALLEAGQNKVATVMCLIDLDHFKPVNDKGGHLTGDELLRRLADLLRQTVRQSDTVARLGGDEFGILLPSCGMECAEALAERIRAGIEVLVVEHEGEDYSVTASIGLAQINPTDTSTKAIMARADEGSYLAKGRGRNQVVLMSGA from the coding sequence ATGCTGAAGGTTCGCAACGGTAAGTCCCAAGAGCGCCTGGTGTTTGTACTGCGCGACGACAGCGCGCGCCGCCGGGAAAACGAGCGCCTATCATGGGAGGCCTCCCACGATCCATTGACTCAGCTTTTAAACCGCCGCGCCTTTGGCCTTGGTTTGGATAAAGCGTTGCTAGAAGCCGGCCAGAATAAAGTGGCTACTGTGATGTGCCTGATTGATCTTGACCACTTCAAACCGGTGAACGACAAAGGCGGACACCTCACCGGTGACGAGCTTCTACGCCGTCTGGCTGACTTGTTAAGGCAGACAGTTCGCCAGTCTGACACCGTTGCGCGCCTGGGCGGCGATGAGTTTGGAATACTTTTACCCAGCTGCGGTATGGAATGCGCCGAGGCTCTGGCGGAGCGGATTCGCGCAGGGATCGAAGTCTTGGTTGTTGAACACGAAGGTGAAGACTACAGCGTAACCGCCAGTATTGGCCTTGCCCAGATCAACCCCACTGACACCAGCACAAAAGCCATTATGGCCCGTGCTGACGAGGGCTCATACTTGGCCAAAGGCCGCGGCCGTAATCAGGTGGTTTTGATGTCAGGCGCCTAA
- a CDS encoding sigma-70 family RNA polymerase sigma factor — MSQTKNDQDDLMRLLVAVSREDRDAFQQLYHRVSARMFGMCLKLAGQRDLAEDALQEAFLQIWHRAREYHTDRGMPLSWMMSIARYRTLDMMRARKIRRNGGEEHLEYVEDGREGPLDESLRSAGEAQLSGCLNELSDAQRDSILLSYYKGLTHDELAHVLSTPLGTVKSWVRRGLMTLKRCLEQ, encoded by the coding sequence ATGTCTCAGACTAAAAACGATCAGGACGACCTTATGCGCTTGCTGGTAGCCGTATCCCGTGAAGACCGTGACGCCTTCCAGCAGCTTTATCATAGGGTGTCCGCCCGAATGTTCGGAATGTGTCTGAAACTGGCAGGGCAGCGCGATCTGGCGGAAGATGCCTTACAGGAGGCGTTTCTCCAGATATGGCATCGTGCCCGCGAGTATCACACCGATCGCGGTATGCCGTTAAGCTGGATGATGAGCATTGCGCGCTACCGGACACTGGACATGATGCGGGCGCGCAAGATTCGTCGTAACGGCGGTGAAGAGCATCTTGAGTACGTTGAAGACGGGCGCGAGGGTCCTCTTGATGAGTCCCTTCGCAGCGCCGGAGAAGCACAGCTTAGCGGTTGCCTCAATGAGCTCAGCGATGCGCAGCGTGACAGCATTCTACTCTCTTACTACAAAGGGCTGACGCACGATGAGTTGGCCCATGTCCTGAGCACTCCATTGGGGACGGTGAAAAGCTGGGTGCGCCGTGGACTGATGACTTTAAAGAGGTGCCTGGAACAATGA
- a CDS encoding nodulation efficiency, NfeD-like protein, with protein MEWSITHLWLILALLLGLAELTSGVMVLLALAIAAAFTAVLAFLGFSLEWQLAGMGLFSGILVPVAIRWLKPRFSPKGVAYGTTGTGVDQGKQFSSLRRDFDDATGIKVNGDFYRLRVQSGGQTELPEGTALVFDHFDGTTAIVELATPKDL; from the coding sequence ATGGAATGGAGCATTACCCACCTCTGGCTGATTCTGGCGCTCTTGCTGGGCCTGGCCGAGCTGACATCCGGCGTTATGGTGCTGTTGGCCCTGGCGATTGCTGCTGCATTTACGGCAGTACTGGCGTTTCTCGGCTTTTCCCTGGAATGGCAACTGGCGGGAATGGGCTTATTTTCGGGCATCCTGGTGCCCGTTGCTATTCGCTGGCTGAAGCCGCGTTTCTCGCCTAAAGGCGTAGCCTACGGCACGACCGGCACCGGCGTAGATCAGGGAAAGCAATTCAGCAGTTTACGCCGTGATTTTGACGACGCCACCGGCATCAAAGTGAACGGTGACTTTTATCGCCTGCGTGTACAATCGGGCGGACAAACCGAGCTGCCAGAAGGCACAGCACTTGTTTTTGACCACTTCGATGGCACCACCGCCATTGTTGAACTCGCAACCCCCAAGGACCTGTAA
- a CDS encoding TM2 domain-containing protein, whose product MQRPNTHSKFFGYLLWIFGFLGAHRFYYGKPITGTIWFFTFGLFLVGWIVDLFLIPGMDEEADHRFAEGPVSYNVSWLLLTFTGLLGLHRMYMGKWITGVLYLLTGGLFLVGVLYDFWTLNTQISERNRGSLLH is encoded by the coding sequence ATGCAAAGACCCAATACACACAGTAAGTTTTTTGGCTATCTACTCTGGATTTTTGGCTTTCTGGGTGCGCACCGTTTTTATTACGGCAAACCGATTACCGGCACCATCTGGTTCTTCACATTTGGCCTTTTTCTAGTGGGCTGGATCGTCGACCTTTTCCTGATTCCAGGTATGGATGAAGAAGCCGATCACCGTTTTGCCGAAGGCCCCGTCAGCTACAACGTAAGCTGGTTACTGCTGACGTTTACCGGTTTGCTTGGGCTGCATCGGATGTACATGGGAAAATGGATAACCGGAGTTCTTTACCTGCTTACCGGGGGCCTGTTTCTGGTGGGTGTTCTGTACGATTTTTGGACATTGAACACTCAGATTTCAGAGCGCAATCGTGGCAGCCTGCTTCACTGA
- a CDS encoding Hcp family type VI secretion system effector, with protein sequence MPTPCYINIEGQTQGHITAGAFTADSVGNIYVEGHEDEILVQEFSHVVTVPTDPQSGQPSGQRVHKPFKFTSALNKATPLMYNSLASGEMLPKVELKWYRTSVEGKQEHFFSTILEDATIIDINCNMPHCQDTTSSDFTQLVTVSLSYRKVTWEHGVAGTSGADDWRTPIEA encoded by the coding sequence ATGCCAACCCCTTGTTATATCAATATCGAAGGCCAAACCCAGGGCCATATCACTGCCGGAGCTTTCACCGCCGATTCTGTCGGCAACATTTACGTAGAAGGCCACGAAGATGAAATTCTGGTGCAGGAATTCAGCCACGTCGTTACCGTACCTACCGACCCCCAATCCGGCCAACCCTCCGGCCAGCGCGTGCACAAACCGTTCAAGTTCACCTCGGCCCTGAATAAAGCCACACCGCTGATGTACAACTCTTTGGCGTCTGGTGAGATGTTGCCAAAAGTGGAACTGAAGTGGTACCGAACCTCGGTAGAAGGCAAACAGGAGCACTTCTTCTCGACCATTCTGGAAGACGCCACCATCATTGACATCAACTGCAATATGCCCCATTGCCAAGATACCACCAGTTCAGACTTCACCCAGCTGGTTACCGTGTCGCTGTCATACCGCAAAGTCACCTGGGAGCACGGCGTGGCCGGGACTTCCGGCGCCGACGACTGGCGCACGCCGATCGAAGCGTAG
- a CDS encoding methionine ABC transporter ATP-binding protein, with amino-acid sequence MIVFDEIEKSYQVGGKAVPALHPTSFAIETGEVFGIVGHSGAGKSTLVRLINLLERPTGGSIKIDGEDVTHYNASQLRAFRRNVGMIFQHFNLLSSKTVNDNIAFPMKLAGIYSKSEIQQRVEELLELVSLSEHAIKFPSQLSGGQKQRVGIARALACRPTILLCDEATSALDPQTTQSVLKLLADINRELGLTIVLITHEMDVVRRVCDRVAVMDAGRVVEMGPVSDVFLHPQHPTTRDFVFESENIDSLELQQDFKKAKGRILRLTFKGESTYDPLLGSVARKSGVDFSIISGRIDHIKDTPYGQLTLALVGGDLAVAMAALEAADVHVEVMN; translated from the coding sequence GTGATCGTATTTGACGAGATAGAGAAATCCTACCAGGTGGGGGGTAAAGCTGTTCCTGCGCTGCACCCCACCAGCTTTGCTATTGAAACCGGCGAAGTATTTGGCATAGTCGGCCATTCCGGCGCTGGCAAATCCACCTTGGTACGGTTGATTAACTTGCTGGAACGCCCGACCGGCGGCAGCATCAAGATCGACGGCGAAGACGTTACCCATTATAACGCCTCCCAGTTGCGTGCTTTTCGCCGCAACGTTGGCATGATCTTCCAGCACTTCAATCTGTTGTCATCAAAGACGGTTAACGACAACATCGCCTTTCCCATGAAACTGGCCGGCATCTATTCAAAATCTGAGATCCAGCAGCGGGTTGAAGAGTTGCTCGAGCTGGTCAGCTTGTCTGAACACGCCATAAAGTTCCCGTCGCAGCTTTCAGGCGGCCAAAAACAACGAGTAGGCATTGCGCGCGCTCTGGCCTGCCGGCCCACCATTTTGCTGTGCGACGAAGCCACCAGCGCGCTGGACCCGCAAACCACCCAATCGGTGCTGAAACTGCTGGCCGATATCAACCGCGAACTGGGTTTGACCATCGTGCTGATTACCCACGAAATGGACGTGGTGCGCCGAGTGTGTGACCGGGTCGCGGTGATGGATGCAGGCCGCGTGGTGGAAATGGGCCCGGTGAGCGATGTGTTTCTGCATCCGCAACACCCCACTACCCGCGACTTTGTCTTCGAAAGCGAAAATATCGATAGCCTTGAACTGCAGCAGGATTTTAAAAAGGCCAAAGGCCGCATTCTTCGCCTGACCTTCAAAGGCGAGTCGACCTACGACCCGTTACTTGGCAGCGTGGCGCGAAAGTCCGGGGTCGACTTCAGCATCATCTCCGGTCGCATTGACCACATTAAAGATACGCCTTACGGCCAGCTGACTCTGGCACTGGTGGGCGGCGACCTGGCTGTGGCCATGGCCGCGCTGGAAGCTGCAGACGTGCACGTAGAGGTGATGAACTGA
- a CDS encoding DUF4331 domain-containing protein gives MNTIIKRSALAIAVTSVCLSAGLSHASSHREAPFITEVPKVDGTDFYMFRSYESGREDYVTLIANYLPLQDAYGGPNYFDMDEDALYEIHIDNSGNAQEDLTFQFQFTTTLNDIQLPVGPAGDQKMVSVPLKNIGNAADSANVQVSQEYTVSVVRGDRRTGTVQTATNASNGTATFDKPLDNIGGKSFADYQTYANQHIFQMAIPGCSVNAKVFVGQRKEAFAVNLGEIFDLVNTNPLGLRNGEGKGDLDDKNVTSFALEVPAQCLTGTAANASGQPVIGGWTTASLRQARIINPAPSADGKGATVEGGAWTQVSRLGMPLVNEVVIGLKDKDRFNASEPKDDSQFATYVTNPTLPELLEILFSGAGAVAPNNFPRTDLVSAFLTGVAGVNMPVGVQASEMLRLNPAIAATAAATQNDLGVLGSDNAGFPNGRRPVDDVVDSALRVVMGALTTDAPNKDTPFTDGVQLDPTELQVVFPYLATPLAGSPNS, from the coding sequence ATGAACACCATTATTAAACGTTCTGCTCTGGCTATCGCTGTTACCAGCGTCTGTTTGAGCGCCGGCCTGAGCCACGCCTCCAGTCACCGCGAAGCGCCTTTCATAACCGAAGTGCCAAAAGTGGACGGCACCGATTTTTACATGTTCCGCAGCTATGAATCCGGTCGCGAAGACTATGTCACCCTGATCGCCAATTACTTGCCTTTGCAAGATGCCTACGGCGGTCCCAACTATTTCGATATGGATGAAGATGCCCTTTACGAAATTCACATCGATAACAGCGGTAACGCTCAGGAAGACCTGACGTTCCAGTTCCAGTTCACTACCACCCTAAACGACATCCAGTTACCGGTTGGCCCGGCTGGCGACCAGAAAATGGTCTCTGTGCCACTAAAGAACATTGGTAACGCCGCCGACAGCGCCAATGTTCAAGTCAGCCAAGAGTATACGGTTTCCGTTGTTCGTGGTGACCGCCGCACCGGCACCGTCCAGACCGCAACGAATGCCTCCAATGGCACCGCTACATTTGACAAACCTCTGGACAACATCGGTGGTAAATCGTTTGCCGATTACCAGACTTATGCCAATCAGCATATTTTCCAGATGGCCATTCCAGGCTGTTCCGTCAACGCCAAGGTGTTTGTCGGTCAGCGCAAAGAAGCTTTTGCGGTCAATCTCGGCGAGATTTTCGACCTGGTGAACACCAATCCTCTCGGACTGCGTAACGGCGAAGGTAAAGGGGACCTAGACGATAAGAACGTAACCTCGTTTGCCCTGGAAGTGCCCGCCCAGTGCCTGACCGGCACCGCGGCAAACGCTTCGGGCCAACCAGTCATTGGTGGTTGGACCACCGCTAGCTTGCGCCAGGCGAGAATCATTAATCCAGCACCCAGCGCAGACGGCAAGGGAGCTACCGTGGAAGGTGGCGCCTGGACCCAAGTTTCGCGCTTGGGCATGCCGCTGGTGAACGAAGTCGTCATCGGCCTTAAGGATAAGGACCGGTTCAACGCCAGCGAACCGAAAGATGATAGCCAGTTTGCCACTTACGTCACTAACCCGACTCTGCCGGAACTGTTGGAAATACTGTTCAGCGGCGCAGGCGCTGTAGCACCGAATAACTTTCCCCGCACCGATTTAGTGTCAGCGTTTTTGACCGGTGTGGCTGGGGTCAATATGCCAGTGGGCGTGCAAGCGTCAGAAATGCTGCGCCTGAACCCCGCTATCGCCGCTACAGCTGCGGCCACGCAAAATGACCTAGGCGTTCTGGGCAGTGACAACGCCGGATTCCCGAACGGTCGCCGCCCCGTCGATGACGTTGTGGATTCCGCCTTAAGAGTCGTCATGGGTGCCCTGACCACTGACGCCCCAAATAAAGACACACCCTTTACCGATGGCGTTCAGCTTGACCCAACCGAACTTCAAGTCGTGTTCCCGTACCTGGCGACTCCGCTGGCCGGCTCACCCAATTCTTGA
- a CDS encoding HupE/UreJ family protein — protein MMRAMQLFTLLAMVAFASTAVAHKASDSFIYLDLDAAEIRIDVALRDLALLIPLDANGDQQLTGQELRAQRSATTQAIENAVTLASEQGACNLKGQAWGLSSHSDGPYLATQYGIDCLNGELPQQIEYTLLFDVDSLHRGLVEITSAGTRSLTVISPDQPIVDLTGGPIGPWSTFTTFLLEGVIHLLIGLDHMLFLLVLVLPTTLIRRQENNLGTTRSFKSRLLQLTGIVTAFTVAHSITLALAALDIVRLPIAWVETVIALSIALAALNVIWPFLGRKTWKLAFAFGLVHGFGFASVLGDLTGGISSLAIALVGFNLGVELGQLGLLIVGFPLLYALAHVNAYQRVVVPLLLMGVGAISLMWVVERAGTI, from the coding sequence ATGATGCGCGCCATGCAACTTTTTACACTGTTGGCGATGGTTGCCTTCGCAAGCACAGCGGTTGCTCATAAAGCCAGTGACAGCTTTATTTATCTTGACCTGGACGCCGCCGAGATACGCATTGACGTCGCACTGCGAGATCTCGCTCTGTTGATTCCCCTAGACGCCAATGGCGATCAACAGCTCACGGGGCAGGAGCTTCGCGCCCAACGATCCGCTACGACACAAGCCATTGAGAATGCGGTCACCCTTGCCAGCGAGCAGGGCGCCTGTAACCTCAAAGGCCAGGCATGGGGACTGAGCTCGCACAGTGATGGCCCCTATCTTGCGACCCAATACGGCATTGACTGCCTTAACGGCGAGCTCCCGCAGCAAATTGAATACACTCTGCTGTTTGATGTAGACAGCCTGCACAGAGGACTGGTTGAAATCACCTCTGCAGGTACCCGCTCACTCACGGTAATTTCTCCGGATCAACCCATAGTTGACCTTACCGGCGGGCCTATAGGGCCATGGAGCACCTTCACAACATTTCTTCTTGAAGGCGTTATCCATTTGCTGATCGGGCTTGACCACATGCTGTTTCTGCTGGTGCTGGTATTGCCGACTACGCTGATCCGCCGTCAAGAGAACAATCTGGGCACAACCCGCTCATTCAAATCGCGGTTACTACAACTGACGGGTATTGTGACAGCCTTTACGGTGGCGCATTCCATCACCTTGGCCCTGGCAGCGCTGGATATCGTTCGGCTTCCCATTGCCTGGGTTGAAACGGTCATCGCGCTTTCCATTGCTCTCGCCGCACTTAATGTAATTTGGCCTTTTCTGGGCCGGAAAACCTGGAAACTGGCGTTCGCCTTCGGCCTGGTGCACGGCTTTGGTTTCGCCAGCGTGCTGGGCGACCTGACCGGCGGAATTTCCAGCTTGGCCATTGCGCTGGTGGGCTTCAATCTGGGCGTGGAGTTGGGGCAGCTAGGGTTGCTAATCGTTGGTTTCCCACTTTTATATGCCTTGGCACACGTTAACGCGTATCAACGGGTTGTAGTGCCGCTGCTTCTTATGGGCGTGGGCGCCATCAGTCTGATGTGGGTGGTGGAAAGGGCAGGGACTATTTAA
- a CDS encoding methionine ABC transporter permease produces the protein MKALMQDLLSNVDWMEIGIASWDTLIMVAMSLLFSVVIGLPVGVLLFLFGKRQLLEQPLAYAVLSFVVNVLRSVPFIILLIVMIPFTVMMIGTSLGVAGAIPPLVAGGAPFFARLVETSLREVDRGIIEATQAMGANVRQIVLGALLPEALPGIIAGVTVTAITLVSYAAMSGVIGGGGLGDLAIRFGYQRFQTDVMVITVALLVIFVQLLQMLGDRLVIHFSRK, from the coding sequence ATGAAAGCCCTGATGCAGGATTTGTTAAGCAACGTAGACTGGATGGAAATCGGCATTGCCAGTTGGGACACCCTGATTATGGTGGCCATGTCGCTGCTGTTCAGCGTGGTGATTGGCCTGCCCGTTGGTGTGCTGCTGTTTTTGTTTGGCAAGCGCCAGCTGCTGGAACAGCCCTTGGCCTACGCGGTACTGTCGTTCGTAGTGAACGTACTGCGTTCGGTGCCGTTTATCATTCTGTTGATTGTGATGATTCCGTTTACCGTGATGATGATAGGCACCTCTCTGGGCGTTGCGGGGGCTATACCACCACTGGTCGCCGGCGGCGCGCCCTTCTTTGCTCGTCTGGTAGAAACGTCGCTGCGGGAAGTGGACCGCGGCATTATCGAAGCCACCCAGGCCATGGGCGCTAACGTGCGGCAAATTGTCCTCGGTGCCTTGTTGCCGGAAGCGCTTCCGGGCATCATCGCCGGTGTTACCGTCACCGCAATAACCTTGGTGTCTTATGCGGCTATGTCCGGCGTGATTGGCGGAGGCGGCCTGGGCGACCTGGCCATTCGTTTCGGTTATCAACGGTTCCAAACCGACGTTATGGTCATCACCGTCGCGTTACTGGTGATTTTCGTACAGCTGCTCCAAATGCTAGGCGATCGTCTAGTTATACATTTCAGTCGTAAATAG
- a CDS encoding cache domain-containing protein: MLIKHWLGSLVNRATAMVVVVILVVALTVMLVSGLLSQRELEQQAKAHVESVAAVVAYELDDKLSMRLNIISQVATNLTMTEQVFRDRAELFLSRQTELLHLFDSLFILDAEGLLQAESPNIGLSKGLDLSTREYFDRISTLMTPIISEPYVSSDDGKPAVMIGAPVFNHDQRFIGMIGGVMLLEGEHILKKFGNIRFAKTGYIGIATPSGTTLVNGRAGQFMVPLRSENTILMQAMDGFEGTAKTDNGDGDVTIMSVRQLDQAPWLVAAVWPIKEAFAPIGRMGSELV, translated from the coding sequence GTGTTGATTAAACATTGGCTGGGCAGTCTGGTGAACCGGGCGACCGCTATGGTCGTTGTTGTGATTCTAGTGGTTGCGCTGACGGTGATGCTGGTAAGTGGCCTGCTGAGCCAGCGGGAACTGGAGCAGCAGGCAAAGGCACATGTTGAGTCTGTAGCCGCTGTGGTGGCCTATGAACTGGACGATAAACTGTCTATGCGTCTGAATATTATCAGCCAAGTGGCAACAAACCTGACCATGACCGAACAGGTGTTTCGTGACCGGGCTGAGCTGTTTTTGTCGCGCCAAACCGAGTTGCTGCATCTTTTTGATAGCCTGTTTATTCTCGATGCTGAGGGTCTCCTGCAGGCTGAATCCCCGAACATTGGCCTGTCAAAGGGGCTGGACCTCAGCACCCGCGAGTATTTTGACCGTATATCCACGCTGATGACACCGATTATCAGCGAGCCTTACGTATCTTCTGACGACGGTAAACCTGCGGTTATGATCGGTGCGCCAGTGTTCAATCATGACCAGCGTTTTATCGGGATGATTGGCGGCGTCATGTTGCTTGAGGGCGAACATATTCTGAAAAAATTCGGCAATATCCGCTTTGCGAAAACCGGTTATATCGGCATTGCAACCCCCAGTGGCACAACGTTGGTAAACGGGCGTGCCGGGCAGTTTATGGTGCCCCTGCGATCAGAGAACACGATACTGATGCAAGCTATGGATGGATTCGAGGGAACTGCAAAAACCGATAACGGCGATGGTGACGTAACCATTATGTCGGTGCGGCAACTGGATCAGGCACCTTGGCTTGTAGCCGCGGTTTGGCCTATAAAGGAAGCTTTTGCGCCGATTGGCCGCATGGGCAGTGAGCTGGTCTGA
- a CDS encoding class II glutamine amidotransferase: protein MCELLAMSANTPTDLCFSFTGLTRRGGDTGPHKDGWGVAFYEGKGVRAFHDVDASASSRIAEVVQTHPIKSEVALCHIRQANVGEICLANTHPFMRELWGRYWVFAHNGQLSDFSAKPGFYEAVGSTDSEALFCDLLNHLRDNSDRHSTEQDTVDQLVQLSAAYARQGVFNLLLSNGDWLFTFCSTKMASITRRAPFGPARLKDTDVTIDFEAETTPNDIVSVVVTEPLTSDEQWDVYRPGEWRLWRKGEVIQSGVVALAGVDLATAQSHIKS from the coding sequence ATGTGTGAACTGCTGGCGATGAGTGCCAACACCCCGACCGATCTGTGTTTCAGCTTCACCGGCCTGACCCGCCGTGGCGGCGACACCGGGCCACACAAAGATGGCTGGGGCGTGGCTTTTTATGAAGGCAAGGGCGTACGGGCGTTTCACGATGTAGACGCCAGTGCCAGTTCCCGCATTGCCGAGGTGGTACAAACCCACCCCATCAAAAGCGAAGTGGCACTGTGCCATATTCGGCAGGCGAATGTGGGTGAGATTTGCCTGGCCAACACCCACCCGTTCATGCGGGAACTCTGGGGTCGTTACTGGGTGTTTGCTCACAATGGCCAGCTGTCGGATTTTAGCGCGAAGCCAGGGTTTTATGAGGCCGTTGGCAGCACCGACAGTGAAGCCCTGTTCTGTGATTTACTGAACCATTTGCGCGATAACAGCGACCGCCACAGCACCGAGCAGGATACGGTAGACCAGCTGGTTCAGCTGTCAGCAGCCTATGCCCGCCAAGGCGTATTCAATCTTTTGCTCAGTAACGGCGATTGGCTGTTCACCTTTTGCTCCACAAAAATGGCCAGCATTACCCGTCGCGCACCTTTTGGGCCGGCGCGCCTGAAAGACACCGACGTGACCATCGACTTTGAAGCAGAGACCACCCCCAATGACATCGTTAGCGTGGTGGTCACCGAACCGCTGACCTCTGATGAACAGTGGGATGTGTATCGGCCCGGAGAGTGGCGTTTGTGGCGCAAGGGAGAAGTTATCCAGAGCGGTGTGGTTGCTCTGGCGGGGGTTGATTTGGCAACAGCTCAGTCCCACATAAAGTCATAA
- a CDS encoding PAS domain S-box protein, with amino-acid sequence MLILLVLVPIAGWRFRTLMRPLKLLGEQVQDRHLGLRSQPVTIPGSIEIQRVATIFNTLMIERESAMLSLAEREAFYRSLTESAPIGIAQTDVLGRIEFANPALEVILGRSAAELIDTPIMGYLQNSDRKTLITGWQRDIYQRKTFHGRVHLVAKRVCELT; translated from the coding sequence TTGTTGATTTTATTGGTGCTGGTACCCATTGCCGGTTGGCGTTTTCGCACGCTGATGCGCCCTTTAAAATTGCTGGGCGAGCAGGTACAGGATCGCCACCTGGGCTTGCGTTCGCAGCCAGTTACCATTCCCGGCAGTATCGAAATCCAGCGCGTAGCCACTATATTCAACACGTTGATGATCGAGCGTGAGAGCGCCATGCTGTCGCTGGCAGAACGCGAGGCTTTTTACCGTTCGCTGACTGAAAGCGCACCCATCGGCATAGCCCAAACCGACGTACTTGGCCGCATTGAGTTTGCCAACCCTGCGTTGGAGGTCATTCTTGGCCGTTCGGCCGCAGAGCTAATTGACACGCCGATAATGGGTTACCTGCAAAATAGCGACCGGAAGACGTTAATTACTGGCTGGCAACGTGATATCTATCAAAGAAAAACGTTTCATGGCCGGGTGCATTTGGTGGCCAAGAGGGTCTGTGAATTGACATGA
- a CDS encoding sulfite exporter TauE/SafE family protein: MEITLLPEGLAAGVALLLLLASVLGSMISASLGAGGGLLLIVIMASWMPPAAIIPVHGLVQLGSNCGRAALTWRHIDWKVIAAFAPGVVLGASLGAWLLVDLPAQIWQLTIALFVLFLCWGPKLPKAAIGAPGIVIASTFTSFISLFVGASGPLVAAFIKQIHRDRFSTIATFSTAMALQHAPKALVFGLTGFMLSDWLALIVAMIGCGFIGTWLGLRLLKAFSNQRFGMALNLLLTALALRLLWQAAAAGAWW; this comes from the coding sequence ATGGAAATAACGCTGCTACCAGAGGGCTTGGCCGCAGGTGTCGCTCTGCTGCTGTTACTGGCCTCAGTGCTCGGCTCGATGATCAGCGCCAGTCTGGGTGCCGGTGGTGGTTTGCTGCTGATCGTCATTATGGCCAGCTGGATGCCCCCAGCCGCCATTATCCCGGTGCACGGGCTGGTGCAGCTGGGTTCAAACTGTGGCCGAGCCGCACTGACCTGGCGCCATATTGACTGGAAAGTGATTGCCGCTTTTGCTCCCGGCGTTGTGCTTGGAGCCAGCTTGGGTGCATGGTTACTGGTGGATCTACCCGCTCAAATCTGGCAGCTGACCATTGCACTGTTTGTGCTGTTTTTGTGCTGGGGACCCAAACTGCCAAAAGCCGCCATCGGCGCTCCAGGAATTGTTATAGCCTCGACGTTTACCAGTTTTATCAGCCTGTTCGTTGGGGCCAGCGGGCCACTGGTCGCAGCGTTTATCAAACAGATTCACCGCGACCGCTTTAGCACCATCGCCACGTTTTCAACCGCCATGGCTCTGCAACACGCGCCGAAAGCCCTTGTTTTCGGACTGACCGGGTTTATGTTGAGTGACTGGCTGGCGTTGATTGTGGCGATGATTGGCTGCGGCTTTATCGGCACCTGGCTTGGCCTACGCCTGTTGAAAGCGTTCAGCAATCAGCGCTTTGGCATGGCGCTGAATCTGCTACTGACAGCCTTGGCTCTACGTCTGCTTTGGCAGGCAGCTGCCGCAGGCGCTTGGTGGTAA
- a CDS encoding anti-sigma factor, producing the protein MNKTPERIENLAAEYVLGSLQGLARKRFERWMMESTKVRQEVWFWEQKLGPLSVEVAEVNPPSSVWTSIERRLWQQERPAGKAQSRANQRWFWPGWSIVATAAALVMAVLLLQPSQGIPQMQLSGAVVQAGINDPLWLVSETGSNNLLKLRSVAANAAETDKDYELWIVPENGQPLSLGVIPVGGVHQVTLTDAARDALSQSRTLAISLEPSGGSLTGAPTGPILHVTQLYEI; encoded by the coding sequence ATGAATAAGACACCTGAACGCATTGAAAATCTTGCCGCCGAGTATGTTCTGGGTTCACTCCAGGGCCTTGCACGTAAGCGCTTTGAGCGCTGGATGATGGAATCCACAAAGGTACGGCAAGAGGTCTGGTTCTGGGAGCAAAAACTCGGTCCATTGTCCGTCGAAGTGGCAGAGGTCAACCCTCCTTCGTCTGTGTGGACTTCAATTGAACGCCGCTTATGGCAACAAGAGCGGCCTGCCGGTAAAGCCCAATCCCGCGCCAACCAACGGTGGTTCTGGCCTGGCTGGAGTATTGTTGCGACGGCTGCCGCTCTGGTTATGGCGGTTTTATTGCTCCAGCCGTCGCAGGGGATTCCCCAGATGCAGCTTTCAGGCGCTGTTGTTCAGGCTGGTATCAATGATCCGCTCTGGCTGGTGAGTGAGACGGGTTCTAACAATCTGTTGAAGTTGCGCTCGGTCGCCGCCAATGCCGCCGAAACCGATAAAGATTACGAACTCTGGATCGTACCGGAGAATGGTCAGCCCCTATCGCTTGGCGTTATTCCTGTGGGTGGGGTGCACCAAGTGACATTGACGGATGCGGCCAGAGACGCGCTGTCACAAAGCCGCACCCTCGCCATCAGTCTGGAGCCCAGCGGAGGCTCGCTAACCGGGGCTCCAACAGGTCCGATTCTACACGTGACTCAACTGTACGAGATTTAA